The genomic region GGATGCGACCGCCCACGCCGAGGTCCTCGCCATCCGCAAGGCATCGAAGGTCCTCGGCGGCTGGCGCCTCCCGGACACCACGCTCTACGTGACGCTCGAGCCCTGCGCCATGTGCGCCGGCGCGATCATCCTCGCCCGGATCCCCAAAGTCGTATTCGGCGCCTGGGATCCAAAGGCGGGAGCGGGAGGATCAATCCTCGACGTACTCGCCGAACCAGGCCTGAATCACCACCCAGAGGTGAAGGGAGGGGTCCTCCAGTCAGAGTGCTCAGCCCTGCTGAGCGAATTCTTCGCATCACGCCGCAAATAGCCTGACTGCCGCGAATATTGTGCATTTGACACTGATATTCAGGGACAAATGCACATTATTTGCGGATTCCTGAGCCCCGGGGCCCGTGAATCGCGGACTCGGATATCCTTGTGAGCCCCCGGAGGGGTGTCCGAGTGGCTTAAGGAGCGCGATTGGAAATCGCGTGGGCGGGATCTCTCGTCTCGTGGGTTCGAATCCCACCCTCTCCGTTGATCCGGGTGGCGCGTGTTCCTCGGAACCACCAGAGCGCGCCTGGCTTCGTCGACGCCGGGAATGTCAGCTCAAGTACGTGAGTACGATCGCGGACATTCCCGGCTTTACTCCTCGCCAGCCACTCGCAGGCAGCCTCCGTGCACCACTCTCAACAGTGACCCGGCCGAGACTCGGAGGCCCCGGGGGGGGCACGCTCGACAGAATGCCAAGCCGCTTAGAGGTTTGATCCTCCGGACTTGCCAATTTTCGAAGTGATCGGGATATTGCCGGAATAGTCGGCAAAATCCCGATCACTTCTGTCTCTTCGGCCGTTCGGTGCCCAGCCGTTCAGGGTCTCGAGGGGCACCATCCCTCCGCCTAAGAGTGGTGCACGGGGCGCAGGTGTGTTCCGTGTGCCGCTCGCCAGCCACGTAACGGAGGGGGTGGGATTCGAACCCACGGTACCCCGAAAGGCACAACAGTTTTCGAGACTGCCCGATTCAACCGCTCTCGCACCCCTCCGGGGGCACCGGGAAGGCTAACGATTTTCCTGACTCAGGGGGCGCCCCAGCAGGTACGAGCAGACGCCGGCCAGAGTGATCGTGGCGACCACGATCAGGAGCGGTCCTGAATCCTCGGTGACCGACCCGATCAGGCCTCCGGTCAGACCGCCGATCAGGGCGGCCGGCCAGATCGGACCGGCAAATGGCTCGAACATCTCGCGGTTCCGGATGGCGAAGGCGGCGGCCAGCAGGCAGACCAGGGTGATCAACGCCATGTTGCCGTTCCAGAGCTGCTGCCAGGCCAGGGTGGAGCGCCGCTCGACGATCTGCCAGAACGATCCGGGGTCGTCCAGCGAGAGCACGCTGTGGCTGTAGTGGCCCTGCCCGCCGGAGGTGAGCAGGTCGAGTGCGGCCAGGAAGGCAAGGCCCACCACCGGGCTGATCACGAGCAGGGCGATCCGCTTCCGGCTCATCTTGCCGGGCAGCATCATCATCGCGGCGACCGCGGTGGCGCTGGCCACGATGATCGCCGCGCCGACGCCCGCGCCGAGTCGACCCGAGCCGAGGATGACACAGAGCACGAAGCCGCAGCCGAGCACGGTCAGGGCGGCATTGCGGGACTTCGGCCGGTCGGCCAGTGCCGCGCCGAGCCCGGCCAGCAGCAGGACCATGAGGCCCGACTTGAGCTCGTTGCCGATGCCATAGAACCGCGATCCGTAGCCCGGGTTCGGCCCGAGGATCGAGCGCGTGATCAGGTGCGAGCCGAGGGCAAGGTCACAGGTGATCACGGCGAGTCCGACCACGGCCGGGACCAGGGGAGCCCGCGGCCACGGCACGAAGCGGTCAGTCAGCCAGCCCAGTCCGAGACAGCCGAAGCCGATGATGAAGTATTCGAGTTCCCGCGACGGGTTGCCGAGCGCGGCCGGCACGAGGATCATCGCCGGGATCCAGAGGATTGCCAGGCCGCCGATCCGCCGGACCGGCAGCTTGGTCTTCTCGACGCCACTGATCGCTCCCGCGGCCAGAAGGATGATCAGCCACCCGGCGACCACGAAAGCCAGGGCGGGGGTGCGCCGGGGGCCGAGCTCGTCGAGCCGGTCGCGGAGCGGGGTGAGTACGTCGGCCTCGCGTTCGCCGTCGGAACGCATCACCCGGCCGAGCATGTCGTCCGGGATGTCGAGGCCCAGGTGATCGAGGATGGTCGGGGCGATGTCGATCCCGGCGACCAGGTTGGGCTGGTTGGTCGTGTCCGAAGTCAGACCGGCCGGAGGGCCCTCGAGGCCGGCCACTCCGATCGGCAGCAACGGCAGGATCGGCCCATCGGGTGGGGTCTGCATGGCGATCACAAGCTGGCCGGGTTCCCGCCGGCGGAGGATCTGGCGGAGTTCCCGCAGCCCCTCGTAACCGGGAGAGGTCGCGACCACGACCAGGCCATATTCGCCGGCCTGGCTTTCGGCGCGGCGGGCGGTGTCCTCGGTGTCGGCCAGGGCGAGGGACGAGATGCGGCCGATCCGGTCCGCCGCCGGGATCACCGTTTCCTGGAGCCGGGTCGCGTCACCCACGTAGGCGACCCCGCCGGGAATGGTCGAGGCCAGCAGGCCCGGCACGATGGTCTGTGGAGCGGTGTCGGCCCGTTCGACGATTGCCTCCCAGCCCTTGACCGCGCCACTGCCGTTGACCATCTTCACGAGGCCGACCGGAGGTACGTCCTTCGGGTCGTAGGTGGAGCGTGACACCCTGGTGCCCTGCCCGATGTCGAGCAGCGCCTGCTCGCGGGCATAGGAGCCCTGCGTGGCACTGGTCAGCCCGACCGAAAGATCGGGCATCTCGGCCAGACCGTCGGCGATGTCTTCGCCATAGGACGGTTCGGACTCCTTGTCCTGGGCGACCAGGACGAGGATCGCCGACTTGGATGTCTCCGCCTGCACTGCGGGAGCCAGCAGGGCGGAAAGGGCAACAAGCGATAGGACCGCCAGGAAAGCGGTGGTAAGGCGGCGGGTCACGTTAAGGCTGAGGCGGAACTTATTCTCCGCCGGTCAGTTGGCCTTTGGCCAAATCCAGGGCGACCGTCAGGAGGCCGACTACTGAAAGCGGGTCCGACGAATCGGAGACCAGCTGGACGTGCATCGTCTGCTCGTCGGCGCCGTGGTCTTCGCTGAGGACCGCGGAGATCACCAGCTGGTCGAGCTGGGCACCGGGGGTGTCACGCTCGACCTGCTCCATCAGTTCTTGGGCAAGTCCGCCGATACGGGAAGAAGTCGATGGCTCGGAATCGTTCATACAGCCACCTTACCGGTAAAAGAAAAGGCGCCCGATGGGCGCCTTTTCGAAGAATCCGTACTTGTCGCGGCGTTTAGCGCGAGTAGTGCTCGACGATGAGACGTTCCTCGATCGGCGCGGCGATGTCGCTGCGGTCGGGAAGGCGGTTGACCGTTCCCTTGAGTCCGTCGTGGTCTGCGAGCAGCCAGGCCGGGGTCGGTCCAGCGGTTTCGGTCGACTGACGGGCTCTCGGCTCGATCGCCGCATCCGGCTTGACCGCGATCAGGTCGCCGGCCGAAACCTCATATGAGGGACGGTCGAGGCGCTTGCCGTTGACGGTGATGTGCTGGTGGACGACGAACTGGCGGGCCTGGGCCCGGGTGGTGGCCAGTCCGAGGCGGTAGACGACGTTGTCCAGCCGCTGTTCGAGGTGGCGCATCAGGTTCTCGCCGGCCATTCCCTCTTCGCGGTTGGCCCGGTCGAAGAGCTTGGCGAACTGGCGCTCGCGAAGTCCGTACATCGACTTGGCACGCTGCTTGGCTCGCATCCGGACGGAGAACTCGGAAGCCCTACGGCGCCCACGGCCATGCTGGCCCGGGGGGTAAGGCCGGCGCTCCATGGCGCTCTTGCCACTCAGGGCGCGTTCACCCTTGAGTCCGAGGTCGACGCCTTCGCGCCTTGAAAGTTTCTCTTTTGGTCCTGTGTATCTACCCATAGTGCGACGCATGACAGTACCGGATCGCTTCCCTATCCGCTTTGCGCAAGGTCTGGGGCAACTCGGGCGTATAGTCAGATTCAGGATGAACCCACCATCTGAGCCGAGTGATTCGGTCGAAAGCGACGCGAAGAACTACCGAAAGAGTGCCCCACGGCGCACGATGCTGGCGGCTGAACGGACCCAGCTCGCCTGGTGGCGCACGGCGTTCGCTCTGCTCGCGGTCGGTCTCGCGATCGGCAAGATCGTACCGTCGCTGGCGGGGGACGAAATCACCTGGCCCTACACCGTGCTCGGCGCCGCATTCGGCCTCTACGCCGTGGTCCTGACCATCCACGGAAGTCGCAGGCGAGACCGGGTCGAGCGCGCGGTCGAGACCGGCGAATCGTTCCAGACCTCCCGTCCGGTGCAGGCCCTTCTCACCTGCGGGGCGACCCTGCTCGCCCTGGCGACCACCGCGATGATTATCTTCAACTGATGACGGACTCCCAGCGTGGAAAACTCCTGATCGCGGCACCGAGCCTCTTCGACTTCTTCCGCCGCACCGTCGTACTGATTGTCGAGCACACCGAGCAAGGTGCTTTCGGCGTAGTACTCAACCGCCGAGCCGACGCGGACGTGGCCGAACTGGTGCCCGATCTTGACCCGCTGGTCGAGCGCGGCGCCCCTCTCTGGGTGGGCGGACCGGTCGGCCCGGACTCGATCGTCGTGCTCGGTGAGTTCGAACACGCCGGTCTTTCGGCCGGCGCCGTCACCGAGCGGATCGGCGTGGTCGATCCGGATGGCGACACCGACGTGGTCAGGGCACGGGTCTTCGTCGGACACGCCGGCTGGGGTCCCGGACAGCTGGACGAAGAGCTGGAACGTGAATCGTGGATCGTGTCCGACCTTGATCCGGACGACGTTTTTGCCGAAGGCGATCTGTGGGCCGACGTGATCGGCCGTCGCGGCGACGATTTCGCGCTGCTGGCGAGCATGCCGGAAGACCCCACGCTCAACTGAGTTCATAGGCTGGTGTGGTGAAGCCCGGTGATTCCCGACAGCCCCGAATCGAGTTGAGGCGCAAGAACCTGCTGCCGGATCCGGTCGACCAGTTCCGGGCCTGGTTCGAGGAGGCGGTGGCGTTCAACGACATGCCGGAGGCGATGGCCCTGGCGACGGTGGACGCCGCTGGGCGTCCCGACGTCAGGATGGTGCTGCTCAAGGGCGCCGGCCAGGACGGCTTCCGTTTCTTCACGAACTACGACGGCATCAAGGCAGGGCAGATCACCGCGAACCCCGCCGCCGCCCTGGCCTTCAACTGGCCGGAGCTTTCGCGCCAGGTCCGGATCCGCGGTGAAGTCGAACGACTGTCCGATTCTGAATCCGATGAGTACTTCGCGAGCCGCGACCGAGCCAGTCAGGTCGGCGCGTGGGCGTCACCGCAGAGCCGGCCGCTCGAGGGCGGGCGGGAAGAGCTCGAGGAGAAGACCCGTGAAATCGTCGAGAAGTACCCGGAAGGAACGGTCATTCCCCGTCCTCCGAACTGGGGCGGGTTCGTGCTCCGGCCGGACGAGTTCGAGTTCTGGCAAGGCCGGCCCGCCCGGCTTCACGATCGCTTCCGCTACAGGGCCGAGGCTGACGGCTGGCGGGTGGAAAGACTCGCTCCCTGAGCGCGTCCGGTCGGACCGCAGCATTCTGTGTAATCTTGTGTTTGCTGTATTAGGGATGTACTTCGGAAACAATGTTTAGGGAGAGCTTGATGCGGGGAGGCTCCCAAGCCGAACGCCAACGCCAACTTCACGGCCCGCGGCAGTGTCGGTGACGCTTACGTCGAGGACGCGACCCCCGGCATCAAACTGATGCTGGTCAACAAGGACAACCGCATCGTGTCCGAGGGCAAGGCCGACTCGCTCGGCAGCAAGGTCTTCTACGACCAGAAGATGGGTCCCGGCTACCGCGTCTTCAGCCGCAAGGGCAGCGAAGTTTCCGCCACCCGGAAGTTCCAGATACGCGAAAGCCCTTGCGCAGTGCTAAATCTGTTGCATCGCGCCTGATCTCCCGGACCCGGCGGGCCACGCCAGTTAGGCTTCTCAGTACCGGTCAATCGCCGGCAGGGAGCATTCTCATTTTGAAAATCAGGGCCGACAAACGACTTCAGCTGCCATTCGTGGCTATCGCCTTCGTGGTGCTGGCCTCCCTTGCGCTGCCGTCCGGAGCCCGGTCGCTGGTCATGCCACCGAACAACCCGCCGACGATCAAGCCCGACTTCTCAAAGGTGCTTCCGCTGGCCCGCCGGGAGCTCAGGCGGAACGTGGTCGAGCGCCGCGGCAACAACATCCCGCGCTACCACCACGGCAAGGGGCGGATCGCGCCGTACAGCATCAAGGCTTTCTGGTGCGTCGCCTTTTCGACCTGGGTCTGGGCCCATTCAGGCATCACTTCGTACCTGGGCACCGATCTGCTCTGGCCGTCCTATGACGGCACGACCGTGGCTGTCCAGGTAAGGGACATGAGCCGCTGGGCGAAGCGCACCGGGCGCTGGTCCTACCGGGCGCGGCCGGGCTACCTGATCGCCTACGGCAAGACCCACATGGGCATCGTCGAAAAAGCGGATCGCGAGGGCCGTGCGGTCCGGTCGATCGAAGGCAACAAGAGCGACCGGGTCATGCGCGTCCAGGTGCCGATGGAACTGGTCAGCGGCTACATCAGCCCGTACCGCCTCACGCCCGCGGAGGTCGTCAGCAGACGATCCCCGCTCGCCGATATCGAATAAGCGTCAGGTCAGGTCGAAGGACCGCGGCGCAGCCGGTAGTTCAGCGATGCCTGACAGTTCTCGATGACCGTGTTCGAACCCTGGTCGATCCCGACCGCGATCAGGTCGAGGTGGCCGTTGCCGACGCCGTTCGAGCGCAGACGACCTTGGAGGCGGATGTAACCCAGACGGCCACTGGCGAATTTCGCGTATCTGAAGCTGTAGCGATTCTGGTTGAGGTTGACCGTTATTCCCCGGCCGGTCGAGAAGGCCCGTTCGGACTCGTGACCATCCGAAGTGTCGGTGCAGGCCATGATCGCCTGGAGCGAGCGCACGGTTACCCGGCCGTTGGCGACAGTGAGAAGCAGGGTGCCGCGTCCGATGTCATTGGAACCGGTGCCGCCCCAGGGGGTGGGCCGGGCCGAGGCAGTGCCGGCGAGGCAGGTGAACCCGATGGCAAAGGTCAGGACCGCAATCGCGGCGAGTCGGGTGGATCGGACGCTGCGAAAAAAACTACTCATGGTGTGTCTCCCTTGTCTGGCCATCGGTTTGTACTGTCGCCCGGTAAACCGGGTCCGGCGAGTCCCGACCGGGATCCTACAGTCGCCGGGAAACTAACGCCTCGAATCAGGTCGGCCGCACGCTCGGCGACCATGATCGTCGGAGCATTCGTGTTGCCGCCGGGAATCAGAGGCATGACCGAAGCGTCGACCACCCGAAGGCCGTCGATGCCACGCACGCGGAGGTCCGGATCAAGCACTGAATCGTCGGAAGATCCCATTCGGCAGGTGCCTACCGGGTGGTAGAGCAGCTCGATGCGGGCGGCCAAGTCATCCTCGATCGCGGCGTCGTCGGCGTTGTCGCTACCCGGCAACAGTTCCCGGCCGATCACTGACTGCATCGGTGGGGTCTGTGCGAGCTCGCGGGCCAGTTTGACGCCGGCCACCATCGAGGCGATGTCTTCGGGTTCCGAGAGCGAATTGGTGAGGACATGCGGCTTGTCGGACGGATCGCCGGAGCGAAGCCGCACATGACCCCGCGCCTTCGGAGAGATCAACACCGGCCCCATCGTCAGCGCGTGCCCTTCGTACTTGTCGGCACCGTGCTCGCTGAAGTAGCCGGGAACGAAGTGGAACTGGAGGTCGGCGGCCGGCAGTCCGGGGCGGCTGCGAACGAAAGCGAAAGCCTCGGCGACCGATGAAGTGAGTGGCCCCGTACGCCGCAGGACCCACTCGGCCAGGGCCTTCGGCTTCTCGGCATCAAACAGCGAACCGCCTCCTGGCACTTCCCAGATGCAGACCAGATAGGGATGGTCCTGAAGGTTGCTGCCGACCCCCGGTGCATCGAGGTTCACCGGCACACCGATCTCGCGCAGATGTTCTGCCGGGCCGATCCCGGAAAGCATCAGCAGCTGGGGCGAGCCGATCGAGCCGGCCGAGAGGATCACTTCCCGTGCCGCCGACGCCGTCTTCTCGGTACCGCGGCGGCCTGAGCGGTAACGAACGCCGGTCGCCCGGGTCCCGTCGAGCTCGACCCGCAACACCTCGGCTCCGGTGACCACGGTCAGGTTCGGCCGCTTGCGGACCGGAGCCAGGTAGGCGTCATTCGTGCTCCACCTGCGGCCGCCGCGCTGGGTGACCTGGACGGTCGCCGCCCCGTCCTGCTCGGGTCCGTTGTAGTCAGCGGCGTAGGGGATCCCGAGTGACTCGGCGGCCTCGAGGAAAGTACGGGTCAGCGGTCGGGGCGAGCGCGAATCCTCTACCCGGAGCGGCCCGCCGGCACCATGATCCTCAGACGCCCCACGGGAATTGTCTTCGGCCCGGAGGAAGTACGGCTTGACGCCCTCCCAGCCCCAGCCGGGACAACCGTCGGCTTCCCAGAGGTCGTAGTCAAGCGGCCGCCCGCGCACGTAGAGCATCGCGTTCATCGCACTTGAACCGCCAAGGCCCTTGCCGCGTGGGATGTACAGCGGG from Thermoleophilia bacterium harbors:
- a CDS encoding nucleoside deaminase, with the protein product MALALAEARDAEAAGDVPIGAVIVRDGEVIAAAGNERELRKDATAHAEVLAIRKASKVLGGWRLPDTTLYVTLEPCAMCAGAIILARIPKVVFGAWDPKAGAGGSILDVLAEPGLNHHPEVKGGVLQSECSALLSEFFASRRK
- the rpsD gene encoding 30S ribosomal protein S4; amino-acid sequence: MGRYTGPKEKLSRREGVDLGLKGERALSGKSAMERRPYPPGQHGRGRRRASEFSVRMRAKQRAKSMYGLRERQFAKLFDRANREEGMAGENLMRHLEQRLDNVVYRLGLATTRAQARQFVVHQHITVNGKRLDRPSYEVSAGDLIAVKPDAAIEPRARQSTETAGPTPAWLLADHDGLKGTVNRLPDRSDIAAPIEERLIVEHYSR
- a CDS encoding DUF202 domain-containing protein encodes the protein MNPPSEPSDSVESDAKNYRKSAPRRTMLAAERTQLAWWRTAFALLAVGLAIGKIVPSLAGDEITWPYTVLGAAFGLYAVVLTIHGSRRRDRVERAVETGESFQTSRPVQALLTCGATLLALATTAMIIFN
- a CDS encoding YqgE/AlgH family protein, whose product is MTDSQRGKLLIAAPSLFDFFRRTVVLIVEHTEQGAFGVVLNRRADADVAELVPDLDPLVERGAPLWVGGPVGPDSIVVLGEFEHAGLSAGAVTERIGVVDPDGDTDVVRARVFVGHAGWGPGQLDEELERESWIVSDLDPDDVFAEGDLWADVIGRRGDDFALLASMPEDPTLN
- the pdxH gene encoding pyridoxamine 5'-phosphate oxidase, which encodes MVKPGDSRQPRIELRRKNLLPDPVDQFRAWFEEAVAFNDMPEAMALATVDAAGRPDVRMVLLKGAGQDGFRFFTNYDGIKAGQITANPAAALAFNWPELSRQVRIRGEVERLSDSESDEYFASRDRASQVGAWASPQSRPLEGGREELEEKTREIVEKYPEGTVIPRPPNWGGFVLRPDEFEFWQGRPARLHDRFRYRAEADGWRVERLAP
- a CDS encoding GMC family oxidoreductase N-terminal domain-containing protein, with the protein product MGYDYVIVGAGSAGCVLANRLTEDPSVEVLLLEAGGSNRHPNVAIPAAFAEQFHTGRDWDLATDPEPSCNDRPLYIPRGKGLGGSSAMNAMLYVRGRPLDYDLWEADGCPGWGWEGVKPYFLRAEDNSRGASEDHGAGGPLRVEDSRSPRPLTRTFLEAAESLGIPYAADYNGPEQDGAATVQVTQRGGRRWSTNDAYLAPVRKRPNLTVVTGAEVLRVELDGTRATGVRYRSGRRGTEKTASAAREVILSAGSIGSPQLLMLSGIGPAEHLREIGVPVNLDAPGVGSNLQDHPYLVCIWEVPGGGSLFDAEKPKALAEWVLRRTGPLTSSVAEAFAFVRSRPGLPAADLQFHFVPGYFSEHGADKYEGHALTMGPVLISPKARGHVRLRSGDPSDKPHVLTNSLSEPEDIASMVAGVKLARELAQTPPMQSVIGRELLPGSDNADDAAIEDDLAARIELLYHPVGTCRMGSSDDSVLDPDLRVRGIDGLRVVDASVMPLIPGGNTNAPTIMVAERAADLIRGVSFPATVGSRSGLAGPGLPGDSTNRWPDKGDTP